A genomic region of Amphiura filiformis chromosome 6, Afil_fr2py, whole genome shotgun sequence contains the following coding sequences:
- the LOC140155648 gene encoding thioredoxin-like protein 4A has protein sequence MSFMLPHLHNGWQVDQAIMSEVDKVVVIRFGHDWDPTCMKMDEVLYKIADKVKNFAVQYLVDITEVPDFNKMYELYDPCTVMFFFRNKHIMIDLGTGNNNKINWSLENPQEMIDILETVYRGARKGRGLVVSPKDYSTKYRY, from the coding sequence ATGTCTTTTATGTTGCCACATCTCCACAATGGCTGGCAAGTGGACCAAGCCATCATGTCAGAAGTTGACAAAGTAGTCGTTATACGCTTTGGTCACGATTGGGACCCAACATGCATGAAGATGGATGAAGTCCTGTACAAAATTGCAGATAAGGTGAAAAACTTTGCAGTGCAATATCTAGTGGACATCACAGAGGTTCCAGATTTCAACAAAATGTATGAATTGTATGATCCATGTACTGTGATGTTCTTCTTCAGGAACAAACACATTATGATAGATTTAGGGACTGGTAATAACAATAAGATCAACTGGTCACTGGAGAATCCACAAGAAATGATTGATATTCTGGAGACTGTGTATCGTGGAGCACGTAAAGGACGAGGTTTAGTTGTGTCACCAAAGGACTACTCAACTAAATACAGATATTGA